A window of the Bdellovibrio sp. ZAP7 genome harbors these coding sequences:
- a CDS encoding HIT family protein, translating into MASVFTKIISGEFPCYKIYEDDKVLSFLALDQVNLGHTLVICKEEINHWTEVPADTYAHLHKVSQKIGKAILKASGSPRVGQMVAGFEVPHYHLHLIPAWSIPDLDFKKATRRSDDEMKKIQQEIIKNLA; encoded by the coding sequence ATGGCTTCCGTTTTTACTAAAATCATCAGTGGTGAGTTTCCTTGTTACAAAATTTATGAAGACGACAAAGTCCTGTCATTTTTGGCATTGGATCAGGTCAATTTAGGCCACACATTGGTGATCTGCAAAGAAGAAATCAATCATTGGACGGAAGTCCCTGCCGATACATATGCGCATCTACATAAAGTTTCCCAAAAGATCGGTAAAGCAATTTTGAAAGCATCGGGTTCACCCCGGGTTGGACAAATGGTGGCAGGTTTTGAAGTGCCACACTATCACTTGCACTTGATTCCGGCGTGGTCGATTCCAGATTTGGATTTTAAAAAAGCCACACGTCGCTCTGATGATGAAATGAAAAAGATCCAGCAAGAGATCATTAAGAATTTGGCGTAA
- a CDS encoding DUF1653 domain-containing protein, with protein sequence MASEQLPISGAIYKHYKGKLYQVIGVGKHSETMEEVVLYQCLYENSLGRLWTRPLAMWNELVEVDGKKIPRFQFQFN encoded by the coding sequence ATGGCATCAGAGCAATTACCCATCAGTGGCGCGATCTACAAGCATTACAAAGGAAAGCTCTATCAAGTGATCGGAGTGGGCAAACACTCTGAAACCATGGAAGAAGTGGTTTTGTATCAATGCCTTTATGAAAATTCATTGGGCCGTTTGTGGACTCGTCCATTAGCCATGTGGAACGAACTCGTTGAAGTCGACGGCAAAAAAATTCCACGCTTCCAGTTCCAATTCAATTAA
- a CDS encoding imelysin family protein, translating into MKALKLMTAALALVIGGQASAASNQEIITHVSYNVITATYVELAQATVSLKQAVDIFVQNPNEATLAQAQNAWRGARMPWEASEAFLFGPVDSLGIDPMLDTWPLNRLDLDAVLASGRTITPEMIRSLGTNLQGFHTIEYLLFGDGVHSNTKPISAFTAKQFEYLSSTAQVEMEHAAALAYAWTNRWNPEDASSPGYSAILAQPGWNNQFYTSDAAVLEELVKGMMAIADEVANGKIADPLGGDINSANMALVESPFSWNSLNDFTFNIRSIYSVYTGTYRTSQGPGVKALVERHDPQLAQQIEQHILGCMQLIQAIRPAGGGDFGQAIFTPDGRQRAQQAIQALNQLHAVLEQQVLPLVDK; encoded by the coding sequence ATGAAAGCTCTTAAGTTAATGACAGCAGCCCTAGCGCTAGTAATTGGCGGTCAGGCTTCAGCTGCATCGAACCAGGAAATCATCACTCACGTGTCTTACAACGTGATCACAGCAACCTATGTTGAGCTTGCACAAGCGACTGTTTCTTTGAAACAGGCTGTCGACATTTTCGTTCAAAACCCGAACGAAGCAACATTGGCTCAAGCGCAAAACGCATGGCGCGGAGCTCGTATGCCGTGGGAAGCCTCTGAAGCTTTCTTGTTCGGACCTGTGGATTCTTTGGGTATCGATCCAATGCTTGATACTTGGCCTTTGAACAGATTGGACCTGGATGCAGTTTTGGCTTCTGGCAGAACAATCACTCCTGAGATGATTCGTTCTTTGGGTACGAACCTTCAAGGTTTCCACACGATCGAATATCTGTTGTTTGGTGACGGAGTTCACTCCAACACAAAACCGATTTCTGCTTTTACTGCAAAACAATTCGAATACCTTTCTTCGACGGCACAAGTTGAAATGGAGCATGCGGCAGCTTTGGCATATGCATGGACGAACCGTTGGAATCCAGAAGATGCTTCTTCTCCAGGGTATTCTGCGATTCTTGCGCAGCCAGGTTGGAACAATCAATTCTACACATCTGATGCGGCTGTATTGGAAGAGCTTGTAAAAGGCATGATGGCGATTGCTGATGAAGTGGCAAATGGTAAAATCGCGGATCCTTTGGGCGGTGACATCAATTCTGCAAACATGGCATTAGTTGAATCACCGTTCTCTTGGAACTCTTTGAACGATTTCACTTTCAATATCCGCTCTATCTACTCTGTGTATACAGGTACATACAGAACGTCTCAAGGTCCGGGCGTAAAAGCTCTGGTTGAGCGTCACGATCCTCAGTTGGCTCAACAGATTGAACAACATATCTTGGGTTGCATGCAATTGATCCAAGCGATCCGCCCTGCAGGTGGTGGTGATTTCGGTCAAGCGATCTTTACTCCAGATGGTCGTCAACGTGCTCAACAGGCGATTCAAGCATTGAACCAACTTCACGCGGTTTTGGAACAACAAGTTCTTCCTTTGGTGGACAAATAG
- a CDS encoding di-heme oxidoredictase family protein: MKKSTLFLAIQLFFSGAAMAAPAIDMDYVNAVMSGGDTTVIFKRESIQAFRNPAANLSEEEVRRHMAGDALFERNFSDDPGRFDHGLGPVYNNTNCNACHAKDGRGALPVLPIGQEKVLLRQNEAVFLRISIEDGLKKVKSAANHWGAPVPVPGFSDQLFHLGSYGVREDLEGAGQAQVWMSFEKSSFTYPDGSTVELRKPIFTVTSPYDQYFDSVTGQMRSRLFEKDVKMGPRMGTPMIGLGLLEAIKESDIRALAARDLSAEGVHGQVNMVFDIQKSMAGDAYPVSMGRFGLKNNTPTVFHQSLGALRGDIGVTNYAFPDESIAGTPLYDKFMATRPPLEEPQASKEVADDLVFYSRTLAVPSRRNVDNPVVIRGANLFHQTSCTSCHQPSFVTGSHEIPAFANQKIYPYTDMLLHDMGPGLADGRQDFDATGNQWKTRPLWGMGQTQTINPRAGFLHDGRARTLEEAILWHGGEAEYSKTKFTQLPKDDRIALIQFIRSL, encoded by the coding sequence ATGAAAAAATCGACTCTATTTTTAGCGATTCAATTGTTTTTTAGCGGAGCTGCGATGGCTGCTCCAGCCATCGATATGGACTACGTCAATGCAGTTATGTCGGGTGGTGACACGACAGTGATTTTTAAAAGAGAGTCGATTCAGGCATTCCGCAATCCTGCGGCAAATTTGTCTGAAGAAGAAGTTCGCCGTCACATGGCAGGTGATGCCCTTTTTGAGAGAAATTTTTCCGATGATCCAGGTCGTTTTGACCATGGTTTGGGGCCTGTTTACAACAACACGAACTGCAATGCCTGCCACGCTAAAGACGGGCGCGGTGCATTGCCAGTTTTGCCAATCGGTCAGGAAAAAGTTTTGCTTCGTCAAAACGAAGCGGTCTTCTTGCGTATCAGTATAGAAGACGGTCTAAAGAAAGTTAAATCTGCTGCAAACCACTGGGGTGCACCGGTTCCTGTTCCTGGCTTCTCGGATCAATTGTTCCACTTGGGTTCTTACGGCGTTCGTGAAGATCTTGAAGGTGCGGGACAAGCACAAGTATGGATGAGTTTTGAAAAGTCATCTTTTACTTATCCTGATGGCAGCACAGTTGAACTTCGTAAACCAATCTTCACTGTGACTTCTCCTTACGATCAGTATTTTGATTCTGTGACTGGCCAAATGCGCAGCCGTCTTTTTGAAAAAGACGTGAAAATGGGGCCTCGTATGGGGACTCCGATGATCGGCTTGGGTTTGCTCGAGGCGATCAAGGAATCTGATATCCGTGCATTGGCCGCTCGTGATTTGTCTGCTGAAGGTGTTCACGGTCAAGTGAACATGGTTTTTGATATTCAAAAATCTATGGCTGGTGATGCGTACCCAGTTTCTATGGGTCGCTTTGGTTTGAAAAACAACACGCCCACAGTTTTTCACCAATCCTTGGGCGCTTTGCGCGGCGATATCGGCGTGACGAACTATGCTTTCCCTGATGAAAGCATCGCGGGAACTCCATTGTACGATAAATTCATGGCAACTCGTCCGCCCCTAGAGGAGCCGCAGGCTTCTAAGGAAGTGGCTGATGATTTGGTATTCTACTCTCGCACATTGGCGGTTCCTTCTCGCCGTAACGTGGACAACCCTGTTGTTATCCGCGGAGCAAACTTGTTCCACCAAACTAGCTGCACAAGCTGTCATCAACCAAGCTTTGTAACCGGCTCACACGAGATTCCGGCTTTTGCTAATCAAAAAATCTATCCTTATACTGATATGCTTTTGCATGACATGGGACCTGGTTTGGCTGACGGCCGACAAGATTTCGATGCGACCGGAAATCAGTGGAAGACGCGTCCTCTATGGGGTATGGGTCAAACTCAAACGATCAATCCACGTGCTGGCTTCTTGCACGATGGCCGGGCTCGCACTTTGGAAGAGGCGATTTTGTGGCATGGCGGTGAGGCAGAGTATTCTAAAACCAAGTTCACTCAGCTTCCGAAAGATGATCGTATCGCTTTGATTCAATTTATTCGCTCTTTATAA